The Lolium perenne isolate Kyuss_39 chromosome 6, Kyuss_2.0, whole genome shotgun sequence genome segment CAAGCCGAATGCCTCAGTTAGAAGTGCCCTGGTGAACTTGGACGCTGCACCATCTGAGCTTATTCCATCTTAAGATCAGCAACATCATGATCTTGTGAATATGCTCGCTGAAGACTTTATTTTCACATCTACACCAAATCTAGCAGCAAGCACTACCAGGGTCAGTGTACCATTTCTGGAACTTTGACCCTAAATTCCCTTGATATCAGGAGCATTGCTGTCATACTGTTATCTGTTTTGTCAGTCAGTTTCGAGTTCCCGAAATGGTAATGGGACAGTCTTCACCGCTCTGAACTTGCCAACATTGTTCAAGTGTTCATTCTCCAGCCTGCAGTCAATACCCAAGTTATAACAATAACGCTGAACTTTCTTTAAACCAACCAAAAAAACACAACTGAAGATAATAGTTCCAGCTATGTACTAGTTTCAAATACCTGTAGAAGTTCCAATGTCCCCGCCGAATGATTTCTAGTGAAGCAAGAGAGAAATCGAGTAGACGAGTCTCGTTCTTACTGAAACGAATCTTCATTACACTCTCTGTCCAGGCTAAACGAAGTGCTAGATTTATTACCTGCATTTTGAAGGCATTACTGCACTTAGTTTATAATTCTGTATTCATAACGTAATATAATAAAGAGTCAAACAAAGTAGAATACCATTGAAACATAGTAGATAGACTTGTTCTTGATGATTAGATCATCTCGAAGCCATAGGTTCTTAGATTTCGGGGTGAAGAAGCCCCAATCCTTGACAAAGTCCCAGTAGAGCTGGTATACAGTTGCACCTGAGGATGAGATGAGGACCATCCACACCCAGAATGGCGTCGGCGTAGCGTGGTACTTGAACCGAACAGCAGCTGCAACCATCGCTGATATGTACTTGCCAGCATTGGCAAGCTGGTTTGTGTCGTTTTCCTCGAGGTACCTTCTTAAACACTTGAAAACATGTTCACAGGGTTTAGTTTGAAAGTAATTCGAACAACTTAGAATCTTACTATTGTTCATATACATTGATTTATACCTGCATAGCTCTCCAATAGTAAGGGAGAAAGGATATCACATAGGCTAGGTGCTTGTAATTCTGGCTATTTGTGCATGTCTCATACGGGTTAGCCCTAAAGCTTCCTGCCATGAAGTAGCATGCCGCAAACTCCATGTGCCTTAACAGTGGAATCTGGAACATATACAGTTTAACTTGTAAGAACTTTCATTTTAAGGCTCCTTGGTTAATTTTGCAAGTAAGATTATTACCTGGCTAGTTAACTGATCAGCCATGAAGAAATCAGCCATCAGAACCTGCATCAAAAGGAAGTCATATCATCAAATAGATGTTCATATCAGTGTTTGGGTCGAAAACTGTAGATGTATCCTTGCCTTGTAGAATGGCGAGAATATGATGTTTCGCATGACACGCATGAAGCAGTACCGCGTCGAGCGGTAAAACACGTTAAATGGACAGACCAATAGTCCAGTTGACAACTGAAATGGTAGATTAGAAATTTTGGGAAGTGAGACAATGTTGTGCAGCAAAACCCAAGTTATCAACTGCTGTTCCATGTATATATTGTGATTCTTACTACTATCAGTGCGCCGGGCACAGCATTGGCGTGGGATGCACCGGCGTTCCTGAGGCAAAGGTTGATGACCAACGCGGTGACCACGGTGCACATGATGGATGCAGACATGAGGAAGGCGTCTCGGTGCGTCAGAGCAGTGTTGGGGGCGAAATCAAAGATGAAATTCTGGTTGATCCTGGTGCTCTTCCACATGAATAGGTTACATCCGTACAGGAAGCAGTGCAGGCTGATGAGCGCGAACATGCTGTAGAAGAGCAAAGGCACAACTACTGTCAGTCTGAAGTAAAATTGCATCCTCAATTATCTACTCATGAACCCAGATATAAAAAAGTACTGAGCTTATGCCAACAACATAGCCTCACTGAGATTACCTGAAAACATGGTAAACTACTTCCATGTAGGTTGTGTTTCCAGCAGAGGCAAAAATACCAGAAACATGGGCCAAAATAGCATATATGATGAATAGACTGACAAATGTTCCTGTGAACAACCCTGAAAACACGCAACAAAGAAAAAACACAATGTTAGAAGATTGGATTATTTTCTCCACCGTAGCTGACAGGTAGATGAATCTGGTATCTGAATCTACGCACCTACGAGGAAGGTGATCATGTGCGTGCTCCTGGGCTGCTGCGGCTTGAGGTACTTCATCGCCACCATCCTGTCGTTGCCCGCGAAGTGCTTCATGAAGAGGGCCTCCACCTCGTCGGCGAGCTGAAGTACCTGCTCGAAGTTTCATCGTGATTGATATTTGTTCCTTCAGTTTGGTGTTGCTCGAAGTGCATTTGAGTTTTCCTCTCGGGTGTAGCTGCTGGTGCTACTGATGATACCTTGTCGGACGTGCTGAAGGACGATCTCTTCACCTTCTGAGAGAACAAGTCCGTTGCTCGTTGTTGCTCCGACACCTGAGATGATCCAGTGTCAGTTGCCGATTGCGAAACACATGAGCATAATTATGAACGTCAATTCTTTTGCCAGCTTTTTCTCTCTTCCAGATTTGGGCCACTTGTGGGTGTATCTGCTTCTATTGTTTCAGATCGCACTAGTTGCGTGCAGCAGGTTGCCCATTAACTAGCATATCATATAGT includes the following:
- the LOC127305427 gene encoding phosphate transporter PHO1-2 isoform X1 encodes the protein MVKFSREYEASIIPEWKGAFVDYKCLKKLIKKIKVARRDEDDSTTAPSDADALVAGAAGGFSVLDPVRALAARFSPRVQAPSEDEENSDSSGELLRPSAKHEREFLEKADEELHKVNSFYAAQEAELLGRGEALIDQLRILADVKRILADHAASRRARGNLGRSRSMPATAPLSPQLSGSGRYLLSGLASPQSMSDGSAELQQAQITEGAAVADEVMAALERNGVSFVGLPGKKDAKKDGSKGRGAGALQMPATVRIDIPATNPGRTALKVWEELVNVLRKDGADPAAAFVHRKKIQHAEKNIRDAFMALHRGLELLKKFSSLNVKAFTKILKKFVKVSEQQRATDLFSQKVKRSSFSTSDKVLQLADEVEALFMKHFAGNDRMVAMKYLKPQQPRSTHMITFLVGLFTGTFVSLFIIYAILAHVSGIFASAGNTTYMEVVYHVFSMFALISLHCFLYGCNLFMWKSTRINQNFIFDFAPNTALTHRDAFLMSASIMCTVVTALVINLCLRNAGASHANAVPGALIVLSTGLLVCPFNVFYRSTRYCFMRVMRNIIFSPFYKVLMADFFMADQLTSQIPLLRHMEFAACYFMAGSFRANPYETCTNSQNYKHLAYVISFLPYYWRAMQCLRRYLEENDTNQLANAGKYISAMVAAAVRFKYHATPTPFWVWMVLISSSGATVYQLYWDFVKDWGFFTPKSKNLWLRDDLIIKNKSIYYVSMVINLALRLAWTESVMKIRFSKNETRLLDFSLASLEIIRRGHWNFYRLENEHLNNVGKFRAVKTVPLPFRELETD
- the LOC127305427 gene encoding phosphate transporter PHO1-2 isoform X2; the protein is MVKFSREYEASIIPEWKGAFVDYKCLKKLIKKIKVARRDEDDSTTAPSDADALVAGAAGGFSVLDPVRALAARFSPRVQAPSDEENSDSSGELLRPSAKHEREFLEKADEELHKVNSFYAAQEAELLGRGEALIDQLRILADVKRILADHAASRRARGNLGRSRSMPATAPLSPQLSGSGRYLLSGLASPQSMSDGSAELQQAQITEGAAVADEVMAALERNGVSFVGLPGKKDAKKDGSKGRGAGALQMPATVRIDIPATNPGRTALKVWEELVNVLRKDGADPAAAFVHRKKIQHAEKNIRDAFMALHRGLELLKKFSSLNVKAFTKILKKFVKVSEQQRATDLFSQKVKRSSFSTSDKVLQLADEVEALFMKHFAGNDRMVAMKYLKPQQPRSTHMITFLVGLFTGTFVSLFIIYAILAHVSGIFASAGNTTYMEVVYHVFSMFALISLHCFLYGCNLFMWKSTRINQNFIFDFAPNTALTHRDAFLMSASIMCTVVTALVINLCLRNAGASHANAVPGALIVLSTGLLVCPFNVFYRSTRYCFMRVMRNIIFSPFYKVLMADFFMADQLTSQIPLLRHMEFAACYFMAGSFRANPYETCTNSQNYKHLAYVISFLPYYWRAMQCLRRYLEENDTNQLANAGKYISAMVAAAVRFKYHATPTPFWVWMVLISSSGATVYQLYWDFVKDWGFFTPKSKNLWLRDDLIIKNKSIYYVSMVINLALRLAWTESVMKIRFSKNETRLLDFSLASLEIIRRGHWNFYRLENEHLNNVGKFRAVKTVPLPFRELETD